In Pseudothermotoga sp., one genomic interval encodes:
- a CDS encoding TrkH family potassium uptake protein, whose translation MKRLSQGVVSEVITMKEGTVIVLISWLVVIFISALPYRICGLLNFSQAIFESTSGWTTTGLTMFTDVERLPKSILFWRSLTQYLGGAGFAVIVMSTLIGPTGLGFYQAEGHVDNIMPNIRYSARLIMTYYLLYAVLGTVALMFSGLNFFDALNHSMTALATGGFSTKSMSVAAFNNFVAELILILLMFIGATGFGIHHTFWSKDWYALKKNSEPRQMITLILLGGFCISLAGVGKFFPNWSEALRHGFFQVVSALTGTGFSTVDLKAWLFFPTGLFVLIILMLMGGCMDSTSGGIKQYRITVLLKTLRFSIKKFLLPKNSVVYVEIWKGSVKRYLDLQLVKEAFMIGSAYILSYIVGTFVLTLIGYDLGQAMFEFASALAGVGLSCGVTSPNMPLGAMWTLTLGMFMGRLEFFVVIYAFAKIFSDLLGPLRKKT comes from the coding sequence ATGAAAAGACTTTCACAAGGAGTTGTGAGTGAAGTCATCACGATGAAAGAAGGAACTGTAATAGTGTTGATTTCGTGGTTAGTCGTGATATTCATTTCTGCTCTACCTTATCGAATCTGTGGCTTGCTCAATTTCTCCCAGGCGATTTTCGAATCGACGAGCGGCTGGACAACCACAGGTTTGACGATGTTCACGGATGTAGAACGACTCCCAAAATCTATTCTTTTTTGGAGAAGTTTGACCCAATATTTAGGAGGAGCTGGCTTCGCCGTGATAGTCATGAGCACTCTCATAGGTCCTACAGGGCTTGGTTTCTACCAGGCCGAAGGTCACGTGGATAATATCATGCCAAACATAAGATATTCTGCAAGATTGATTATGACGTACTATTTGTTGTATGCGGTTCTAGGCACCGTTGCCCTCATGTTCAGCGGATTGAATTTTTTTGACGCTTTAAATCATTCGATGACGGCTCTCGCAACTGGTGGTTTTTCAACCAAGAGTATGAGTGTTGCAGCTTTCAACAATTTCGTAGCGGAATTGATATTGATCCTTCTGATGTTCATCGGGGCTACGGGCTTCGGAATTCACCATACCTTTTGGAGTAAGGATTGGTACGCTTTGAAGAAGAATTCAGAACCAAGACAAATGATTACTTTGATTTTACTTGGTGGTTTTTGCATATCACTCGCAGGTGTTGGCAAGTTTTTCCCAAATTGGTCCGAGGCACTGCGCCATGGATTTTTCCAAGTCGTTTCAGCGCTCACTGGTACAGGTTTTTCCACAGTGGATCTGAAAGCTTGGCTTTTCTTTCCCACAGGTTTGTTCGTGTTAATAATTCTCATGTTGATGGGAGGATGTATGGACTCAACTTCTGGTGGTATAAAACAGTACAGAATAACAGTTTTACTGAAAACGTTGCGATTCTCCATCAAGAAGTTTCTGTTACCCAAGAATTCAGTCGTGTATGTGGAAATCTGGAAAGGTTCTGTGAAAAGATATTTAGACCTTCAACTTGTAAAAGAAGCTTTCATGATCGGCTCAGCTTACATTTTGTCGTACATCGTTGGAACGTTCGTTTTAACACTCATCGGTTATGACTTAGGACAGGCTATGTTCGAATTTGCTTCTGCTCTAGCAGGTGTTGGACTTTCCTGTGGAGTTACATCACCAAACATGCCGTTGGGAGCAATGTGGACATTGACTTTAGGCATGTTCATGGGTAGACTCGAGTTCTTCGTAGTTATATATGCTTTTGCAAAGATCTTTTCAGATTTACTTGGACCTCTTCGTAAAAAAACTTGA
- a CDS encoding NAD-binding protein — protein MKLVIIGGHRIAYYLARMMISKGYHVYIVNKDPRTCENLAKSLSAVVVMGDASKKNVLDQLGLTEEDLVVILTDTDRDNLIISQMVKHYYGVERIVTLVNDPEDIEIFRRLGVKAAVSPTNFLIQTIQGLLLVDEMEEFSLVEEGRLVFLRLEIPESSPSAGKKLKDLQLPNNCVIGAILRNDLIVIPRGETEILPRDRVMVLCEPAIQSQVISKLVGD, from the coding sequence TTGAAGCTGGTAATAATAGGCGGGCACCGAATCGCTTATTATCTTGCACGAATGATGATCTCGAAAGGATATCACGTTTACATTGTGAACAAAGACCCACGAACTTGTGAGAATCTCGCAAAAAGTCTGTCGGCAGTCGTCGTCATGGGTGATGCGAGTAAAAAAAACGTACTCGATCAACTCGGTTTGACCGAAGAAGACCTCGTAGTGATTCTCACCGACACAGACAGGGACAATCTCATCATATCTCAAATGGTCAAGCACTATTATGGAGTGGAACGTATAGTGACTTTAGTGAACGATCCAGAGGACATCGAAATATTCCGTAGACTTGGCGTAAAAGCAGCGGTGAGCCCAACGAACTTCTTAATTCAAACCATTCAAGGACTTTTGTTGGTGGATGAAATGGAGGAATTTTCACTGGTCGAGGAAGGTAGGTTGGTGTTTTTGAGACTAGAGATACCCGAGAGTTCTCCTTCCGCCGGGAAAAAATTGAAAGATCTACAGCTTCCAAATAACTGCGTGATTGGTGCGATCCTCAGGAACGATTTGATCGTGATCCCCCGTGGTGAAACGGAGATCTTACCCCGAGACAGAGTTATGGTCCTTTGTGAGCCTGCGATACAATCCCAAGTGATAAGCAAGCTCGTCGGGGATTGA
- a CDS encoding TrkA family potassium uptake protein gives MKKAEPLYVVIVGCGRIGSIVATRLSVSGNNVVVIDSDEVALDSLPDEFTGFKIAGDATEVSHLRDAKLDRADILLALTGDDNTNFMVSTVAKRFFGVEKVIARVNDPSNEEIFKEFDIEIISPTKLAALKILAELGVDVT, from the coding sequence ATGAAGAAAGCTGAGCCATTGTATGTGGTTATAGTTGGTTGTGGACGTATAGGTTCTATAGTTGCAACGCGTCTTTCAGTTTCGGGGAACAACGTAGTAGTGATCGATTCCGATGAAGTTGCGCTCGATAGCTTACCCGATGAATTCACAGGTTTCAAAATCGCAGGCGATGCCACCGAAGTGTCGCATCTGCGTGATGCGAAGCTTGATAGAGCTGACATCTTGCTCGCTCTCACCGGCGATGACAACACCAATTTCATGGTTTCCACAGTTGCAAAAAGATTCTTCGGTGTCGAGAAAGTCATCGCTCGAGTGAACGATCCGAGCAATGAGGAGATTTTCAAAGAATTTGATATTGAAATCATATCACCCACGAAGCTCGCGGCACTGAAAATTTTGGCGGAGTTGGGAGTGGACGTGACTTGA
- a CDS encoding response regulator, whose amino-acid sequence MVNILVVDDERHVRNLIKKILEENGYDVVTVATGEEALVELRKARFDLLILDLKLPGISGTELLRRMKQEGIDIPILVVTAITNANPIVEAMKYGAMDYLSKPFPAQDLLKKVEELLNKDQISFEKLTRLVEEKLEQNKPIIAEKLARQLFAIRPDAEAHYIYAMVMEKLGNRELAHKYLKACLSIDPEHKKALKEIIKYEES is encoded by the coding sequence ATGGTAAACATCCTGGTCGTGGACGATGAGCGGCACGTTAGAAATCTCATCAAGAAGATCCTTGAAGAGAATGGCTACGATGTAGTCACAGTAGCCACAGGTGAGGAAGCTCTCGTAGAGCTTCGAAAGGCGAGATTCGATCTTTTGATACTCGATCTGAAGCTACCTGGTATCTCTGGGACAGAACTTTTGAGAAGAATGAAGCAAGAAGGTATAGACATTCCGATCCTCGTTGTGACGGCTATAACGAATGCAAATCCAATTGTAGAAGCAATGAAGTACGGTGCGATGGACTATTTATCTAAACCATTTCCCGCACAAGATCTTCTCAAAAAGGTGGAAGAACTCCTCAACAAGGATCAGATCAGCTTTGAAAAGCTGACACGTTTGGTGGAAGAAAAGTTAGAGCAGAACAAACCGATCATCGCTGAAAAGCTCGCACGACAATTGTTTGCAATTCGGCCTGACGCAGAAGCACACTATATCTATGCCATGGTGATGGAAAAACTTGGCAATCGAGAATTAGCGCACAAGTACTTGAAAGCTTGTCTTTCAATCGATCCAGAACACAAAAAAGCCCTCAAGGAGATCATCAAATATGAAGAAAGCTGA
- a CDS encoding PQQ-like beta-propeller repeat protein, with amino-acid sequence MQRLPVLIVILIFSQISLGTILTLVKEGGVELYDISIPLLPVRLGTVNVPNAIKSFSQGDSLYVLSPLKIDVFDSNLNLINSVEPDRRIIDAVMVAEDIYVLHDYSVTVFDKNLKLKAAYAINEKITKIDIYGDSLVALCDGKVIAFDKRMKRVWEVSAPDPIVAMQVVENKLMFSTRKEFYVMNLIGTVPVFEAKYKFTMDFQQMIPFRNGFVVLMKDRSILLLSMADFSVKDRLNISAVSIVSHRDYLYVVTDKGNVTIVGVLLNSLKLFQTFGAGVKLANMINLNLFQTASLPTQSTMSTTPKVQEEKKTEEVQKALTFLAEIKLSQRVNNSLALGNVFCANSLDGNLLRIDPKSLKVQSNKIAFILTADPVLLEDGSIVLGGWDKNIYIISDKTTSKISVESNISLPVARTSNGFVAVDDGGTLYFIDLNGTEPPRKVRLAAWFICPPAVHEEYGVVLLDWLGILRLVDFSGKEVWSLVTKAAKSGEIILAADTAFVITQDTIWSIDIKNGKIKWSQSFDGAELIQAVCDLKTLYICDNLGRIHALNFSGKTIWLKESLFAKSILLTEAGLLAAGEKLYLISTSDGSIIQQEDLPNPISGKLKLSPQGLLTVIIGDKLLVYKLNSLPVSGWPMYLGDATNSSFFTKRSK; translated from the coding sequence ATGCAACGTTTGCCAGTATTGATAGTGATTTTAATCTTCTCACAAATATCTTTAGGAACAATCCTTACGCTCGTGAAAGAAGGAGGAGTTGAACTTTATGATATTTCGATCCCGTTGCTACCAGTTAGATTGGGTACAGTTAATGTACCGAACGCCATTAAATCGTTCTCGCAAGGTGATTCGTTGTACGTGCTGAGCCCTTTGAAAATTGATGTGTTCGATAGTAACCTCAATTTGATCAATTCAGTCGAACCAGATCGTAGGATCATCGATGCTGTTATGGTTGCTGAAGATATATACGTTCTCCACGATTATTCTGTGACAGTTTTCGACAAAAATCTGAAGTTAAAAGCCGCCTATGCTATCAACGAGAAGATAACTAAGATCGATATCTACGGTGATTCATTGGTTGCACTGTGCGATGGAAAAGTGATTGCCTTCGATAAGAGAATGAAACGGGTCTGGGAGGTTTCGGCACCGGATCCCATCGTTGCCATGCAGGTTGTGGAAAATAAACTCATGTTCTCCACGAGGAAAGAATTCTACGTAATGAATCTGATTGGAACTGTGCCAGTGTTCGAGGCGAAATACAAATTCACAATGGATTTTCAGCAAATGATTCCTTTCAGAAACGGTTTTGTTGTGTTGATGAAAGACAGATCGATTTTACTGCTCTCAATGGCTGATTTTTCAGTGAAAGATCGTTTGAATATTTCGGCCGTTTCAATCGTTTCCCATAGAGATTACCTCTATGTAGTTACAGACAAGGGGAACGTTACCATCGTTGGTGTTCTTCTGAATTCGTTGAAACTCTTTCAAACCTTTGGAGCTGGTGTCAAACTGGCAAACATGATCAATTTGAATTTATTTCAAACAGCCAGCTTACCGACCCAATCTACCATGAGTACCACACCCAAAGTTCAGGAGGAGAAAAAGACAGAGGAAGTTCAGAAAGCTTTGACTTTTCTTGCAGAGATTAAACTTTCTCAAAGGGTGAACAACAGCTTGGCGTTGGGAAACGTTTTTTGTGCCAACAGTCTCGATGGTAATCTCCTCAGAATAGATCCAAAAAGCTTAAAAGTTCAATCGAACAAAATAGCCTTCATACTAACCGCTGATCCGGTTTTGTTAGAAGATGGTTCGATCGTGCTCGGCGGCTGGGACAAGAACATATACATTATCTCAGACAAAACAACAAGTAAAATTTCTGTTGAATCAAACATTTCACTGCCTGTAGCCAGAACGTCGAACGGTTTTGTCGCTGTGGACGATGGAGGAACGCTCTATTTCATCGATCTGAATGGAACTGAACCTCCAAGGAAAGTCAGACTCGCCGCTTGGTTCATTTGTCCCCCTGCCGTCCATGAAGAGTACGGTGTGGTCTTACTAGATTGGCTTGGAATCCTACGCTTAGTGGATTTTTCTGGTAAAGAAGTTTGGTCACTCGTAACAAAAGCCGCAAAATCCGGCGAGATAATCCTCGCTGCTGATACAGCTTTCGTGATCACCCAAGATACAATATGGTCTATCGATATCAAGAATGGAAAGATAAAATGGTCTCAATCCTTTGACGGAGCAGAACTGATTCAAGCCGTTTGTGATTTGAAAACCCTTTATATCTGTGATAACCTTGGAAGAATACATGCGTTGAATTTCTCAGGAAAAACTATATGGTTGAAAGAAAGCCTTTTTGCAAAGTCAATCCTGTTGACTGAAGCTGGTTTGCTCGCAGCAGGTGAGAAACTCTACTTGATCTCAACTAGCGATGGTTCCATCATACAACAGGAAGATTTACCGAATCCGATCTCAGGCAAATTGAAATTGTCCCCCCAAGGTTTGCTAACTGTAATCATCGGTGACAAATTGTTGGTTTATAAACTCAACAGTTTGCCTGTCTCAGGCTGGCCTATGTACCTTGGAGATGCAACCAATTCAAGTTTTTTTACGAAGAGGTCCAAGTAA